A region from the Lycium barbarum isolate Lr01 chromosome 8, ASM1917538v2, whole genome shotgun sequence genome encodes:
- the LOC132606838 gene encoding CASP-like protein 5B2 yields the protein MKHLVGSPGSVSGLLLRFGQCLFAAGSIGVMVSASGFSNYTAFCYLIASMGLQVLWSFGLACLDMYALRIQKDLHNPVLVGLFVVGDWVTATLSLAAACSSAGIAVLYSKDLNFCSTPRHLPCGRFELSVMLAFITWFLIGISSHVMFWILAAV from the exons ATGAAGCATTTGGTGGGAAGTCCAGGAAGTGTGAGTGGGTTGCTATTGAGGTTTGGTCAATGTTTATTTGCAGCTGGTTCAATTGGTGTAATGGTTTCTGCTTCTGGCTTCTCTAATTACACTGCTTTCTG CTATTTGATTGCATCAATGGGGCTTCAAGTATTGTGGAGCTTCGGGCTTGCATGTCTGGACATGTATGCTTTAAGGATACAAAAGGACCTTCATAATCCAGTCTTAGTGGGCCTATTTGTTGTTGGAGACTGG GTTACTGCAACCCTATCACTTGCAGCTGCGTGCTCGTCAGCAGGGATTGCTGTTTTATATTCAAAAGATTTAAACTTTTGCAGTACTCCACGTCATCTTCCATGTGGTCGATTTGAGCTCTCTGTAATGTTGGCGTTCATAACCTGGTTTCTTATTGGGATTTCCTCCCACGTGATGTTTTGGATTCTAGCCGCAGTTTAA
- the LOC132606839 gene encoding uncharacterized protein LOC132606839 — MEGLIPFVYKAIVEYKNGRTTWMNESPSASYMRLPGDSGRFETSDIQLFGHVDTMFSTTSSSTSSSASTVTQRMVSGGVQSPVARCHRISTRAI, encoded by the coding sequence atggaggggtTGATCCCATTTGTTTACAAAGCAATAGTGGAGTACAAAAATGGAAGGACAACATGGATGAATGAATCGCCTTCAGCTTCTTACATGAGACTTCCAGGCGATTCGGGTCGTTTTGAAACGTCCGATATACAGCTTTTTGGACATGTTGATACTATGTTTTCGACGACTTCATCTTCAACTTCATCTTCTGCATCCACTGTCACCCAAAGAATGGTGTCCGGTGGAGTTCAGTCACCGGTGGCTAGGTGCCACCGGATTTCTACTCGTGCAATATGA